The Aphis gossypii isolate Hap1 chromosome 3, ASM2018417v2, whole genome shotgun sequence genome includes a region encoding these proteins:
- the LOC114126375 gene encoding transient receptor potential cation channel protein painless encodes MEDVELNNVCLTGSNDQLLKAVQSKDLELFKKLLEIGLGNSSINLDNIFDEPYHGTILDICCISTGRSEFAKILLSVGVDVNVINKNRKKAPIHLAAANGCKDALYVLLEHPPTNINLLDSDGNSALHLAAKAGNVECTELLLNSNNIKANQLNRKGFTPAYMAAVSKNKNDELMMAFITCPKVDLDIFIWDKSLRSVINEKYPHLKEEIPPEGTRNITDQCDNPFVYLYSNDIEGFISHITSTKLLDLNNHDGRHTYLQYACDFGLPKVVQVLLNLDVDPNGICPSNTKYAIFIASFRGFADIIQMFLDSKKCICYQTNNGSALLEVIKGSDENHNSLDVNTDLCDHDRSFKILLRKSETSPFELDINQSDDKGNTCLHYAAKIGDRDSILSLLEKGAYIGKRNVLGDPPLADINPKILESHLNKCVKTNGKSPKDINYEIICSYNFLCPPKVYKQKDIDNYQTQLEGQEYIPENIPETDPLLYISEVPELRPLLKHPVLTSFLHLKWFAIKRYYKVNLAFYIGFWALLTIYTLLTFKIEIQNSNLSLTQDNVTEFSTNNVPYSSDTAVYLWVMVLGFLIALIFRELFQLISSPITYIMSLENWLEISLIILTSFLLLCEMSCISNRNQISAIVILLSWGELILLVGRHPALATHLEMFKRVTKNFLQFLIWYSILIIAFALSFYMLFRNDADTDNKFNDPSSATFKTIVMLTGEFDTFGSLPFSLHPIVSHALFLLFIFLIAIVLVNLLNGLAVSDTQAIRADAEIVAHVSRVKLIHYFEKMAVGDPFSWFHKAQNQISNFGYNIPSLCTRRFYLKIRLFPDALQDSEIKILTNQRNFVDFGSSAKKSQIGCIANCQGYYLEKEIVNEAKSVIKFNSEGTEKNCTEILDIFIEKFNTVEKQMEEIKKMLNALNTKSEVDSISSSNNFSVITGSNKS; translated from the exons atgGAGGACGTCGAATTAAACAATGTGTGTTTAACTGGATCAAACGATCAACTTCTCAAAGCGGTTCAATCAAAAGATTTAGAGTTATTCAAAAAACTCCTAGAAATAGGGTTGGGAAATTCATCTATAAatttggataatatatttgatgaaCCTTATCATGGcacaatattagatatatgttGTATATCAACGGGTAGATCAGAATTTgctaaaatactattatcggTAGGAGTAGACGTAAACGTTATCAACAAAAATCGGAAAAAAGCTCCGATACATTTAGCGGCTGCGAACGGATGTAAAGAtgcattatatgtattattagaaCATCCCCCaaccaatataaatttattagatagtGATGGAAATTCAGCCTTACACCTTGCAGCGAAAGCTGGAAATGTAGAATGCACAGAATTACTATTAAACTCAAATAACATAAAAGCAAATCAATTGAATAGGAAAGGCTTTACCCCAGCATACATGGCAGCtgtttcaaaaaacaaaaatgatgaaTTAATGATGGCATTTATTAC atgtCCAAAAGTTGACttggatatatttatttgggaTAAATCATTGAGAAgtgtaataaatgaaaaatatccaCATCTCAAGGAAGAAATTCCACCAGAAGGTACACGCAATATTACGGATCAATGCGATAACCCCTTCGTATACCTCTACTCAAATGATATAGAAGGATTTATTTCACATATAACTTCCACAAAACTTCTTGACCTTAACAACCACGATGGAAGGCACACTTATCTCCAATATGCATGTGATTTTGGTTTACCTAAAGTTGTTCAAGTTTTACTCAATCTTGACGTAGATCCAAATGGTATATGTCCATCTAATActaaatatgcaatttttattgCTTCGTTTAGAGGTTTTGCAGATATCATACAAATGTTTTTGgatagtaaaaaatgtatatgctATCAAACAAATAACGGCTCAGCACTCCTTGAAGTAATTAAAGGTTCTGATGAAAACCACAACTCATTAGATGTAAATACTGATTTATGTGATCATGATaggtcatttaaaatattactaagaaAAAGTGAAACCAGTCCTTTTGAACTTGATATCAATCAATCTGATGACAAAGGTAATACATGTCTACATTACGCAGCAAAAATAGGAGATCGAGATTCCATATTGTCGTTATTAGAAAAAGGTGCTTATATAGGAAAAAGAAACGTACTTGGAGATCCACCACTTGCTGATATCAAtcctaaaatattagaatctCATTTGAACAAATGTGTAAAAACAAATGGAAAATCTCCAAAAGATATAAACTACGAGATTATATGTTCATACAACTTTTTATGCCCGCCAAAAGTTTACAAACAGAaagatattgataattatcaGACACAATTGGAAGGCCAAGAGTACATTCCAGAAAATATCCCAGAAACCGATCCATTGTTGTATATAAGTGAAGTTCCAGAACTTAGACCTCTTCTAAAACATCCTGTATTAACTAGCTTCCTCCATTTAAAATGGTTCGccataaaaagatattataaagtaaatttagcGTTTTATATAGGATTCTGGGCACTTTTAACCATTTACACTCTGTTGACTTTTAAAATAGAGATTCAAAATAGCAACTTGTCACTCACACAAGATAATGTTACAGAGTTTTCCACGAACAATGTACCATATAGTAGTGACACAGCTGTTTATTTGTGGGTTATGGTTTTGGGATTCCTTATTGCTTTAATATTTCGTGAATTATTCCAGTTGATCTCATCTCcgattacatatataatgagCTTGGAAAATTGGTTGGAAATAAGTCTTATCATTTTGACTTCGTTTTTATTGTTGTGTGAAATGTCTTGTATATCGAATAGAAACCAAATATCtgctattgttattttactttcTTGGGGTGAACTTATACTTCTCGTCGGTAGACATCCAGCTCTTGCTACCCACTTAGAAATGTTTAAGCGTGTTactaaaaactttttacaatTTCTCATATGGTActcgatattaataatagcattTGCACTGAGTTTTTACATGTTATTTAGAAATGATGCAGACAccgataataaatttaacgatCCCAGTTCTGCGACTTTCAAAACTATTGTTATGTTGACAGGAGAATTTGATACATTTGGTTCACTGCCTTTTAGTTTACATCCAATAGTCAGTCAtgcattatttcttttatttatatttcttatagcCATTGTATTAGTAAATCTTTTGAATGGTCTTGCTGTGAGTGATACCCAAGCAATTAGAGCTGATGCGGAAATCGTCGCTCACGTTTCCCGGGTTAAActcattcattattttgaaaaaatggcTGTAGGAGACCCATTTTCGTGGTTTCATAAAGCTCAAAaccaaataagtaattttggaTACAATATCCCTTCGTTATGTACAAGACggttttatctaaaaataagattattccCAGATGCTCTACAAGattcagaaataaaaattttaactaatcaGAGAAATTTTGTCGACTTTGGGTCATCTGcgaaaaaaagtcaaataggGTGTATTGCAAACTGTCAAGGTTATTATCTTGAAAAAGAAATTGTAAATGAGGCTAAAtcagtaattaaatttaattcagaaGGAacggaaaaaaattgtacagaaattcttgatatttttattgagaaatTTAATACGGTAGAAAAACAAAtggaagaaataaaaaaaatgttaaacgcACTAAATACAAAAAGTGAAGTAGACTCGATATCTTcgtcaaataatttttctgtgATAACTGGATCAAataaaagctaa
- the LOC114126376 gene encoding EF-hand domain-containing family member B-like, with protein sequence MKPFSIDDIRDSNFSELRAKCLEPDATIRCPPNYDPIVQKKKFNDPLLPDHLDKNTTYGVITKSKLSAGDVIFPNKIFQKNDNDDKKETDLYKVSHHSYGIGEQLNRKYNNSFDPDYRYGKSLKWLPAGVWFKNNVETKSSSENKNVLTDYISKLLESKENTQCRYPYIDNRQGKFIGRSYLRAQDILTGNEPDKKEFERIDYSSTVSRLKHYIKEKKYDLKELHEKFKLFDKECTGWLPLEQVYKICYQHKIKPEKKLFDLALHSINAISNNNVRYNLFLDLLDPNVMFSTVSNNDDHTDIDRFIPTYKNDYGNTLSRSIQLNKNLNDYTSVKPKALIYLDCFGSETNVKTLLNPTIFSNYGLTYRDFYIGRSKDVMKKLFQDIGVNLPNEIFNIAWDNAYACDGIDDKVSIEVFRQALQELANRMIDQQYDNK encoded by the exons atGAAACCATTTAGTATAGATGATATTCGAGATTCGAATTTTTCAGAGTTACGAGCAAAGTGCTTAGAGCCAGATGCAACTATACGC tgtccTCCTAATTATGATCCAATagttcaaaagaaaaaattcaaCGATCCATTACTACCCGACCACTTAGACAAAAATACAACATATGGCGTTATAACAAAga gtAAATTATCTGCCGGCGATGTGATTTttccaaacaaaatatttcaaaaaaatgataatgatgataaaaaagaaacagatttatataaagtttctCATCACTCATATGGAATTGGCGAACAGTTAAATCGAAA gtataataacagTTTTGATCCAGATTATCGGTATGGTAAATCTCTAAAATGGTTACCAGCGGGTGtgtggtttaaaaataatgttgaaacTAAATCGtcaagtgaaaataaaaatgtgctcactgattatattagtaaattattggaaag taaAGAGAATACGCAGTGCCGGTATCCGTACATCGACAACCGTCAAGGAAAATTCATAGGCAGATCGTATTTAAGAGCACAAGACATTTTAACCGGAAACGAACCAGACAAAAAAGAATTTGAGCGTATCGACTATTCATCGACAGTCAGtagattaaaacattatatcaaagaaaaaaaatacgatttaaaagAATTGCATGAAAAGTTCAAATTGTTTGATAAG GAATGCACGGGATGGCTGCCACTGGAACAAGTGTATAAAATCTGTTACCAACATAAAATCAAgcctgaaaaaaaattgttcgatCTTGCCTTACATTCTATTAATGCCATTAGTAACAACAATGtcagatataatttatttctggaTTTACTCGACCCAAATGTAATGTTTTCAACGGTTTCAAACAACGATGATCATACAGATATCGACAGATTTATTCCGACGTATAAAAACGATTATGGCAACACACTGTCTCGTagcattcaattaaataaaa ACCTCAACGACTATACATCTGTTAAACCAAAAGCCTTAATTTATTTGGATTGTTTTGGGTCTGAAACGAATGTAAAAACATTGTTGAACCcgacaatattttcaaattatggaTTAACTTACAGAGacttttatata ggTCGCAGTAAAGATGTAATGAAAAAACTGTTTCAAGACATTGGAGTGAACTTaccaaatgaaatttttaatattgcctGGGATAATGCTTACGCATGTGATGGTATCGACGACAAAGTTAGCATAGAAGTTTTTAGACAGGCTTTACAAGAATTGGCCAACAGAATGATCGACCAACaatatgataacaaataa
- the LOC114126342 gene encoding uncharacterized protein LOC114126342 isoform X1: MEHESYSKTCKGKVTTTTNVLEEGIQKKRITTTHNKIMKSSRDFYKDLDYVTNKVLKSEIAGPPWYQELTIYQMNIIDGLQNHIENDFNNNDTKRVRQVLKELGIQTKIPHKVAKNAILYSKLYSIDFLQKIKEYICKKINHISKKTDPMKYTTEECLLISGIVHIGLPSLFMKLDYCLGDHMIEKKLTLKIPNNVSSNKDFLSKNDSKTYDDITNNKIVITENDKHLSKTEPFDFSNQKQEKSNHDEFGTVIPSTISDILSFSDYSSYNSEYLNSTQLIRLKKSIPFHYIEYEEVNEESEPEETIEDEDFSFLKEDNEYDENVLFKTDFNFKQCFFGRYANIDYGNPTEKISQILEKSSVSNIMNNQSRIEDSMIRMFSYKKNVFPDYRLHSIGTKMSQQYNKQNLSSNEMINENEIKHRSPESMNSIPKVSVELDLYKTSNSILNILNPDNTSKKRESVKSLKNEAIDQSDTYKKIMQKKHIYDEILENMHKLPKWKKLKTVLDFLAILGDPIARLPCIIKLDTIRYWYKSRLNINSSHLTEKQEAKLLESSKRLWKSPRSKIMDKLSIPQSPFSNQEICFKLTWDRKKMALKKINEIKNSYTKRFKELALKNTREMYPTFKTIHYKNKFNKDFKRIYYSYFPAKEGDIIWRQITSIPSGKH; the protein is encoded by the exons ATGGAACACGAAAG TTACTCGAAAACATGTAAAGGGAAGGTCACGACGACGACTAATGTTTTAGAAGAGGGGATACAAAAGAAACGAATAACtactacacataataaaataatgaaaagttCGAGGGACTTTTATAAAGATCTAG ATTATGTAACGAATAAAGTACTAAAAAGTGAAATAGCTGGACCTCCGTGGTATCAAGAGTTAACCATCTATCAG atGAATATTATTGACGGTCTTCAAAATCACATAGAAaatgatttcaataataatgatactaaAAGAGTGAGACAAGTTCTTAAAGAATTGggaattcaaacaaaaatacccCATAAAGTAGCAAAAAATGCTATTTTATATAGCAAATTGTATTCGattgattttttacaaaaaattaaagaatatatatgtaaaaaaataaatcatatttcaaaaaaaactg atCCAATGAAATATACTACTGAAGAATGCCTTTTAATATCAGGGATTGTGCATATAGGACTACCAAGTTTATTTATGAAACTTGACTATTGCTTGGGTGATCatatgatagaaaaaaaac ttaCTTTGAAAATTCCAAATAATGTAAGTAGTAATAAGgattttttaagcaaaaatGATTCAAAGACTTACGACGATATCACAAATAATAAGATAGTCATAACTGAAAATGACAAACATTTGTCCAAAACTGAGccatttgatttttcaaatcaaaaacAGGAAAAATCTAATCATGATGAATTTGGAACTGTCATTCCGAGTACTATATcagatatattaagttttagcGATTACAGTTCATATAATagcgaatatttaaattcaacacaACTTATTCGTCTTAAAAAGTCAATTCCATttcattatattgaatatgaaGAAGTGAATGAAGAATCGGAACCAGAAGAAACAATTGAAGATGaagatttttcatttttaaaagaagaCAATGAATATGATGAAAATGTTCtatttaaaactgattttaACTTTAAGCAATGTTTTTTTGGAAGATATGCTAATATTGACTATGGTAATCCTACAGAAAAAATATCACAGATTCTTGAAAAATCGTCAGTGTCTAATATCATGAATAATCAATCGAGAATTGAAGACTCAATGATAAGAATgttcagttataaaaaaaatgtttttccagATTATCGATTGCATTCTATTGGTACAAAAATGTcacaacaatacaataaacaaaatcttAGTTCCAAtga AATGATAAACGAAAACGAAATTAAACATAGAAGTCCGGAATCAATGAATAGTATACCAAAAGTATCGGTTgaattagatttatataagactagcaattcaatattaaatattttaaatcctgATAACACTTCTAAGAAACGTGAATCAGTAAAATCACTAAAAAATGAAGCTATTGATCAGTCTGACacgtacaaaaaaattatg caaAAAAAGCACATTTATGATgaaattcttgaaaatatgCACAAACTGCCAAAGTGGAAAAAGCTAAAG ACAGTGTTAGATTTCTTAGCTATATTGGGCGATCCGATTGCACGTTTgccatgtataattaaattagatacCATTAGATATTGGTACAAGTcacgattaaatattaacagtaGTCATCTTACAGAAAAACAAGAAG ctaAATTATTAGAGTCTTCAAAAAGGTTGTGGAAATCTCCGAGGTCCAAGATCATGGACAAATTATCTATTCCACAAAGTCCATTCAGTAATCAAGAGATCTGCTTTAAATTGACGTgggatagaaaaaaaatggcgttaaaaaaaattaacgagattaaaaatagttatacaaaGAGATTTAAGGAACTGGcgttaaaaaatacaagagAAATGTATCCTACATTTAAAACGATACACTACAagaataagtttaataaggatttcaaaagaatatattaCTCTTACTTTCCTGCTAAGGAAGGCGATATAATATGGCGACAGATAACCTCAATACCTTCAGGGAAACattag
- the LOC114126342 gene encoding uncharacterized protein LOC114126342 isoform X2 yields the protein MKSSRDFYKDLDYVTNKVLKSEIAGPPWYQELTIYQMNIIDGLQNHIENDFNNNDTKRVRQVLKELGIQTKIPHKVAKNAILYSKLYSIDFLQKIKEYICKKINHISKKTDPMKYTTEECLLISGIVHIGLPSLFMKLDYCLGDHMIEKKLTLKIPNNVSSNKDFLSKNDSKTYDDITNNKIVITENDKHLSKTEPFDFSNQKQEKSNHDEFGTVIPSTISDILSFSDYSSYNSEYLNSTQLIRLKKSIPFHYIEYEEVNEESEPEETIEDEDFSFLKEDNEYDENVLFKTDFNFKQCFFGRYANIDYGNPTEKISQILEKSSVSNIMNNQSRIEDSMIRMFSYKKNVFPDYRLHSIGTKMSQQYNKQNLSSNEMINENEIKHRSPESMNSIPKVSVELDLYKTSNSILNILNPDNTSKKRESVKSLKNEAIDQSDTYKKIMQKKHIYDEILENMHKLPKWKKLKTVLDFLAILGDPIARLPCIIKLDTIRYWYKSRLNINSSHLTEKQEAKLLESSKRLWKSPRSKIMDKLSIPQSPFSNQEICFKLTWDRKKMALKKINEIKNSYTKRFKELALKNTREMYPTFKTIHYKNKFNKDFKRIYYSYFPAKEGDIIWRQITSIPSGKH from the exons atgaaaagttCGAGGGACTTTTATAAAGATCTAG ATTATGTAACGAATAAAGTACTAAAAAGTGAAATAGCTGGACCTCCGTGGTATCAAGAGTTAACCATCTATCAG atGAATATTATTGACGGTCTTCAAAATCACATAGAAaatgatttcaataataatgatactaaAAGAGTGAGACAAGTTCTTAAAGAATTGggaattcaaacaaaaatacccCATAAAGTAGCAAAAAATGCTATTTTATATAGCAAATTGTATTCGattgattttttacaaaaaattaaagaatatatatgtaaaaaaataaatcatatttcaaaaaaaactg atCCAATGAAATATACTACTGAAGAATGCCTTTTAATATCAGGGATTGTGCATATAGGACTACCAAGTTTATTTATGAAACTTGACTATTGCTTGGGTGATCatatgatagaaaaaaaac ttaCTTTGAAAATTCCAAATAATGTAAGTAGTAATAAGgattttttaagcaaaaatGATTCAAAGACTTACGACGATATCACAAATAATAAGATAGTCATAACTGAAAATGACAAACATTTGTCCAAAACTGAGccatttgatttttcaaatcaaaaacAGGAAAAATCTAATCATGATGAATTTGGAACTGTCATTCCGAGTACTATATcagatatattaagttttagcGATTACAGTTCATATAATagcgaatatttaaattcaacacaACTTATTCGTCTTAAAAAGTCAATTCCATttcattatattgaatatgaaGAAGTGAATGAAGAATCGGAACCAGAAGAAACAATTGAAGATGaagatttttcatttttaaaagaagaCAATGAATATGATGAAAATGTTCtatttaaaactgattttaACTTTAAGCAATGTTTTTTTGGAAGATATGCTAATATTGACTATGGTAATCCTACAGAAAAAATATCACAGATTCTTGAAAAATCGTCAGTGTCTAATATCATGAATAATCAATCGAGAATTGAAGACTCAATGATAAGAATgttcagttataaaaaaaatgtttttccagATTATCGATTGCATTCTATTGGTACAAAAATGTcacaacaatacaataaacaaaatcttAGTTCCAAtga AATGATAAACGAAAACGAAATTAAACATAGAAGTCCGGAATCAATGAATAGTATACCAAAAGTATCGGTTgaattagatttatataagactagcaattcaatattaaatattttaaatcctgATAACACTTCTAAGAAACGTGAATCAGTAAAATCACTAAAAAATGAAGCTATTGATCAGTCTGACacgtacaaaaaaattatg caaAAAAAGCACATTTATGATgaaattcttgaaaatatgCACAAACTGCCAAAGTGGAAAAAGCTAAAG ACAGTGTTAGATTTCTTAGCTATATTGGGCGATCCGATTGCACGTTTgccatgtataattaaattagatacCATTAGATATTGGTACAAGTcacgattaaatattaacagtaGTCATCTTACAGAAAAACAAGAAG ctaAATTATTAGAGTCTTCAAAAAGGTTGTGGAAATCTCCGAGGTCCAAGATCATGGACAAATTATCTATTCCACAAAGTCCATTCAGTAATCAAGAGATCTGCTTTAAATTGACGTgggatagaaaaaaaatggcgttaaaaaaaattaacgagattaaaaatagttatacaaaGAGATTTAAGGAACTGGcgttaaaaaatacaagagAAATGTATCCTACATTTAAAACGATACACTACAagaataagtttaataaggatttcaaaagaatatattaCTCTTACTTTCCTGCTAAGGAAGGCGATATAATATGGCGACAGATAACCTCAATACCTTCAGGGAAACattag